A DNA window from Citrobacter tructae contains the following coding sequences:
- the flgM gene encoding flagellar biosynthesis anti-sigma factor FlgM, whose amino-acid sequence MKITPTLPGNRPTTASGTERSDKSTAPISTTSTTVISADDITQAGLQTAQQTLDSDAQSDVDYDKVAQMQAMLASGDMQVDNDQLAGDMLSFFQK is encoded by the coding sequence ATGAAAATTACACCTACTCTGCCAGGCAATCGCCCGACAACGGCGAGCGGAACGGAACGTTCAGACAAGAGCACCGCACCGATCAGTACGACCAGTACCACGGTAATTTCCGCCGATGACATTACCCAGGCCGGATTACAAACGGCGCAGCAAACGCTGGACAGCGATGCGCAAAGCGACGTTGATTACGACAAAGTGGCGCAAATGCAGGCCATGCTGGCCTCAGGCGACATGCAGGTTGATAACGATCAACTGGCTGGCGATATGCTCAGCTTTTTTC